A genomic window from Helicobacter pylori includes:
- a CDS encoding adenosylmethionine--8-amino-7-oxononanoate transaminase, which translates to MNFQENLAALDLEYLWHPCSQMQEHQNFPIIPIKKAQGIYLYDFNDNAYMDLISSWWVNLFGHNNAYISQQLKHQIDNLEHVLLASFSHKPIITLSQRLCRLTNMDKCFYADNGSSCIEIALKMSYHAHLLENQTHKKKLFLSLSNSYHGETLGALSVGDVKLYKDTYTPLLLKNLTTPVPKNDSEIENALNALKRLLDAHAKEICAFIAEPLLQCAGNMHIYSAKYLKQAVLLCKQKNIHIIFDEIATGFGRTGSMFAYEQCEIKPDFLCLSKGISGGYLPLSVLLTHNEIYNRFYAPYEDNKAFLHSHSYTGNALACACANATLDIFEKENVIEKNKALSEFIFNALQNALKDLIDQQVVSHLRHLGMVFAFEVFIQTKERLSLAIFKKALTKGLLLRPLNNTIYLMPPYIITHEEIKKAIIGVVEAINELKKAENK; encoded by the coding sequence ATGAATTTTCAAGAAAATCTGGCCGCTTTGGATTTAGAATACCTTTGGCACCCTTGCTCGCAAATGCAAGAGCATCAAAATTTCCCCATTATCCCCATTAAAAAGGCTCAAGGGATCTATCTCTATGACTTTAACGATAACGCTTATATGGATTTAATCAGCTCATGGTGGGTGAATCTTTTTGGGCATAATAACGCCTACATCAGCCAGCAGCTCAAACATCAAATTGACAATTTAGAGCATGTCCTTTTGGCTTCCTTTAGCCATAAGCCCATTATCACGCTCTCTCAAAGGCTTTGCCGGCTTACAAACATGGACAAATGCTTTTATGCAGATAACGGCTCATCTTGCATTGAAATCGCTTTGAAAATGAGCTATCATGCCCATTTGTTAGAAAACCAGACGCACAAAAAAAAGCTTTTTTTATCGCTTTCTAATTCCTATCATGGCGAGACTTTGGGAGCGTTAAGCGTGGGCGATGTGAAACTTTATAAAGACACTTACACCCCCTTATTACTCAAAAATCTCACCACACCCGTGCCTAAAAATGACAGTGAGATAGAAAACGCCCTGAATGCTTTAAAGCGTTTGTTAGATGCGCATGCTAAAGAAATTTGCGCTTTTATTGCAGAGCCTCTTTTGCAATGTGCAGGGAATATGCATATTTATAGTGCGAAATATTTAAAGCAAGCCGTTTTATTGTGCAAGCAAAAAAATATCCACATTATTTTTGATGAAATCGCTACCGGGTTTGGGCGCACAGGGAGCATGTTTGCTTATGAGCAATGCGAGATCAAGCCTGATTTTTTATGCTTGTCTAAAGGGATTAGTGGGGGGTATTTGCCTTTAAGCGTGTTATTAACCCACAATGAAATTTATAACCGATTTTACGCCCCCTATGAAGACAATAAAGCGTTTTTGCATTCGCACAGCTACACAGGAAACGCCCTAGCTTGTGCATGTGCAAACGCTACGCTGGATATTTTTGAAAAAGAAAATGTTATTGAAAAAAACAAGGCTTTGAGCGAGTTTATTTTTAACGCGCTCCAAAACGCATTGAAAGACTTGATAGATCAACAAGTGGTGTCTCATTTAAGGCATTTGGGCATGGTTTTTGCCTTTGAAGTCTTTATCCAAACCAAAGAGCGCTTGAGTTTGGCTATTTTTAAAAAAGCTTTAACTAAAGGCTTATTACTACGACCCTTAAACAACACTATTTATCTCATGCCTCCTTACATTATCACGCATGAAGAAATTAAAAAAGCGATCATAGGGGTAGTGGAAGCGATTAATGAGTTAAAAAAAGCTGAAAACAAATGA